The region GTCGGTTTTTGACAAGCTCTGGGTCGCCTTGCGGGTCAAACTCGCCATGAACCTCATATTCCTTCTGATGTTCAAACTTGGGATGGGTAAGCTGGGCAGTGAGGTCGCCATTATTACTGAGAAGAATGAGGCCTTCACTATCTCTGTCCAACCTTCCTATGGGATAGACGGGAGGGTTCTCTGGTACGAGCCCTGTCACAATCTCCTCATTTCGTTGCTGCACTCGGCTGCAGACTACGCCGCGAGGTTTGTAGAGAGCATAGGTTACCCGCTCCGTTTTCTTGAGTAGCTTCCCGTTTACCGCTATGACATCACTCTCTTCCACCTGCGTCCCCATGCTGGTGACAACTGCTCCGTTAACAGTAACTGACCCACGCTCAATAAGAGCATCGGCGCCCCGCCGTGAGGCGAGGCCGCTTGCTGCTAGTACCTTATTGAGTCGTATTGCCATTACTCTATGACCTTGAGGCCAAGTTCCTTGAGTTGCTCAGGCTGGAGACTGGAAGGGGCGCTCATGAGAGGGTCCCTGCTCTCGCCGCTCTTAGGGAAAGCGATGATCTCACGGATGTTAGACTCGCCACGCATAATCATGACAAAGCGGTCGAATCCCCAGGCAATGCCACCGTGCGGAGGCGCACCAAAGGACATGGCCTGAATCATATGGCCAAAGTCACGGTCGATCGATTCTGTGCTGTACCCCATGATTTCGAAAGTCTTTCGGATACCTTCAGGGTTATGATTACGGATGCTCCCACCTCCAATTTCAAAACCATTCAGCACTACGTCGTATTGGGTAGTGAGGATATCAGGGATATTCTCACCCGCCATAAACTGATCCATGTGCTCAGGCTTTGGAAGGGAGAATGGGTTGTGGGTGAAGGTCCACCCGCCTTCCTCAGTCTTCTCAAAGAATGGGAAATCAATTACCCAACAGAAGGCGAGGAGGTTTGAGTCATTTTTGTCTTCCCGTAGGTCCGGCCGGTCTGTGCCGTACTTTTCCATTGCTTCGGCGTAAGAAAGGCGTGGGAACGGGACTTGCTGGATGCGCTTCTCTGGGTAGAGCTCGGTGACCAGCTCAATGAGGATTTTCTCGTTGAGTGCCATAACATCTTCCCGCTCCACAAATGACATCTCCATGTCGAGCTGGGTAAATTCAGGCTGGCGGTCACGTCGTCCATCTTCGTCACGGAAACAACGTGCAATCTGGTAGTAGCGTTCAATGCCGCCCACCATGAGAAGTTGCTTGTACTGCTGAGGGCTCTGCGGAAGGGCAAAGAACATGCCTTTGTGGCGGGTTGGCACTAAGTAGTCACGTGCTCCTTCCGGCGTCGTAGCGGAAAGGTGTGGGGTTTCTACTTCAATGAAGTGCTCTTTCTCCAGTCTGTTCCGAAGGAAGCTTACGATGCGTGCGCGGTCTACTAAGTTATTGCGGACGCGCGATGTTCGCATGTCCAAGTAGCGGTACTTGAGACGCAGTTCCTCTTCCACGTCTGCGGTATCCTCATTTACTGCAAAAGGTGTGACCTGGGACTTGTTGAGGATGCGGACTTCGGTAGCCTGTAACTCAACCGTACCTGTTTCCAGTTCTGGGTTAACGAGTTTTTCGGGACGGGCAGCAACAGTACCGGTAATCTCCACAACATCTTCAGTGCCAGCGGACTTGAGTACTTCATAGCTCTCCCCTGCCCAGCCACCGGAAACTACTTGAAGGAGGCCGGTGCGGTCTCGCAGGTCGATAAAGAGGACCTTGCTATGGTCGCGGATGCGATGCACCCAGCCGGCAACGGTAACGGTTTCCCCTACTTTCCCAACGGTTTCTGTAACGTATATGCGGTTCATGACAATGTGAATGGTTGGAGTGCCTGCTCAAGCCGGGTGTGATGAACTTTAATTTCTTCATCACTCAGTGTGCGGCTGGAGGCGTTATACGTGAGGCGAAGCGTGACGGCTTTGTGACCTTCCTTAAGGGATTTACCCGTAAAGATGTCCGCAATATGCCAGTCACGCACTATATCGGGATCGACAGTGGTGCGGATGGTATCAAGGAGTGCATCGAATGTTGCTACAGGCGAAATGGTGACTGTTAGGTCACGCACACTCACTGGATACTGCGGCATGGGTACGTAGAACTGGCTCTCCTGTGGTAGGGAGAGCAGAGTATCG is a window of Verrucomicrobiia bacterium DNA encoding:
- the aspS gene encoding aspartate--tRNA ligase, translated to MNRIYVTETVGKVGETVTVAGWVHRIRDHSKVLFIDLRDRTGLLQVVSGGWAGESYEVLKSAGTEDVVEITGTVAARPEKLVNPELETGTVELQATEVRILNKSQVTPFAVNEDTADVEEELRLKYRYLDMRTSRVRNNLVDRARIVSFLRNRLEKEHFIEVETPHLSATTPEGARDYLVPTRHKGMFFALPQSPQQYKQLLMVGGIERYYQIARCFRDEDGRRDRQPEFTQLDMEMSFVEREDVMALNEKILIELVTELYPEKRIQQVPFPRLSYAEAMEKYGTDRPDLREDKNDSNLLAFCWVIDFPFFEKTEEGGWTFTHNPFSLPKPEHMDQFMAGENIPDILTTQYDVVLNGFEIGGGSIRNHNPEGIRKTFEIMGYSTESIDRDFGHMIQAMSFGAPPHGGIAWGFDRFVMIMRGESNIREIIAFPKSGESRDPLMSAPSSLQPEQLKELGLKVIE
- a CDS encoding pseudouridine synthase produces the protein MAIRLNKVLAASGLASRRGADALIERGSVTVNGAVVTSMGTQVEESDVIAVNGKLLKKTERVTYALYKPRGVVCSRVQQRNEEIVTGLVPENPPVYPIGRLDRDSEGLILLSNNGDLTAQLTHPKFEHQKEYEVHGEFDPQGDPELVKNRLLKGVRLGDGEAKADSLSIKSFDRGILVFVITVHEGRHHLIRRMCASVDISVKRLIRIRISHLTLGTLKPGEWRKLGPSDYKLLA